The Euphorbia lathyris chromosome 2, ddEupLath1.1, whole genome shotgun sequence genome includes a window with the following:
- the LOC136217223 gene encoding probable polygalacturonase isoform X2, with the protein MRRSFSLVDLLLVLALFSDVPWLVRGSSYCKRDNSADIRPHSVTITEFGAVGDGVTLNTKAFQNAIFYLNSFSDKGGAKLFVPAGRWLTGSFDLISHLTLWLDKDAVILGSTNSDDWPVVDPLPSYGRGRELPGKRHRSLIYGRNLTDVVITGDNGIVDGQGSIWWGWFRTKTLNYTRPHLVELMNSSGIVISNLTFINSPFWTIHPVYCSNVIVKNVTIRAPLDSPNTDGIDPDSSDDVCIEDCNISTGDDLISIKSGWDEYGISYGRPSRNITIHRLVGQTRSSSGIAIGSEMSGGVSDVHAEDLLFYNSNTAIRIKTSPGRGGYVRNIYVSNVTLTDVNIAIRFTGLYGEHPDEQYDPKALPIIERITIEDVKGNNIKYAGILDGIEADSFLDICLSNISLNVTSESPWNCSNIQGYSDSVTPETCEPLREGIYPHHSSDCYHLSSDLLNSGNRNRGIRLLSW; encoded by the exons ATGAGGAGATCTTTTTCT CTAGTGGATTTGCTTCTGGTCCTTGCACTGTTCAGTGATGTTCCATGGCTTGTCAGGGGGAGTTCATATTGCAAAAGGGATAACTCGGCGGACATTCGGCCTCACAGTGTTACTATCACTGAATTTGGTGCTGTTGGAGATGGGGTCACCCTCAATACCAAAGCATTTCAAAATGCCATCTTCTACCTCAATTCCTTCTCTGATAAAGGTGGTGCCAAGCTGTTTGTCCCAGCAGGCCGATGGTTGACTGGCAGTTTTGATCTCATTAGCCATCTGACATTGTGGTTAGATAAGGATGCTGTGATACTTGGATCTACG AACTCAGATGATTGGCCAGTTGTTGACCCTCTGCCTTCATATGGCCGTGGGAGGGAATTGCCTGGTAAGAGGCATCGGAGCCTCATTTATGGTCGGAATTTGACAGATGTTGTTATAACAG GTGATAATGGAATTGTTGATGGCCAAGGCAGCATCTGGTGGGGATGGTTCCGAACAAAAACCCTGAATTATACCCGACCCCATCTGGTTGAGTTAATGAACTCATCTGGGATAGTTATCTCAAACTTGACATTCATTAATTCACCATTTTGGACGATCCACCCTGTTTACTGCAG CAATGTCATTGTCAAAAATGTTACTATCCGTGCTCCTCTTGATTCACCGAACACAGATGGGATTGATCCAG attcttcagatgACGTTTGCATCGAGGACTGTAACATCAGCACTGGTGACGATCTAATTTCAATCAAAAGCGGGTGGGATGAGTATGGCATATCGTATGGTCGCCCTAGCAGAAACATTACCATTCACCGGCTCGTTGGACAAACTCGATCAAGTTCAGGGATTGCAATTGGAAGTGAGATGTCTGGAGGTGTATCTGACGTTCATGCTGAGGATCTCCTATTCTACAATTCTAATACAGCTATCAGGATAAAGACATCACCAGGAAGAGGTGGCTATGTGCGAAATATTTACGTATCAAATGTAACCTTAACTGATGTAAATATAGCTATAAGGTTTACTGGTCTTTATGGGGAACACCCAGATGAACAATATGATCCAAAAGCTCTCCCAATCATCGAACGAATTACCATCGAAGATGTTAAAGGAAATAACATCAAGTATGCAGGCATTTTAGATGGGATAGAAGCAGACTCCTTTCTTGACATCTGCCTATCCAACATCAGTTTAAATGTAACTTCAGAGTCTCCATGGAACTGTTCAAACATTCAAGGTTATTCTGATTCAGTTACCCCGGAAACTTGCGAGCCACTCAGGGAGGGAATCTACCCTCACCATTCTTCTGATTGTTACCATCTTTCAAGTGATTTGCTGAATTCCGGTAATCGAAACAGAGGTATTCGGCTGCT
- the LOC136217223 gene encoding probable polygalacturonase isoform X1 has protein sequence MKRNGMKSSLRSMFVLVSYEFFPLLSFQLVDLLLVLALFSDVPWLVRGSSYCKRDNSADIRPHSVTITEFGAVGDGVTLNTKAFQNAIFYLNSFSDKGGAKLFVPAGRWLTGSFDLISHLTLWLDKDAVILGSTNSDDWPVVDPLPSYGRGRELPGKRHRSLIYGRNLTDVVITGDNGIVDGQGSIWWGWFRTKTLNYTRPHLVELMNSSGIVISNLTFINSPFWTIHPVYCSNVIVKNVTIRAPLDSPNTDGIDPDSSDDVCIEDCNISTGDDLISIKSGWDEYGISYGRPSRNITIHRLVGQTRSSSGIAIGSEMSGGVSDVHAEDLLFYNSNTAIRIKTSPGRGGYVRNIYVSNVTLTDVNIAIRFTGLYGEHPDEQYDPKALPIIERITIEDVKGNNIKYAGILDGIEADSFLDICLSNISLNVTSESPWNCSNIQGYSDSVTPETCEPLREGIYPHHSSDCYHLSSDLLNSGNRNRGIRLLSW, from the exons ATGAAAAGAAATGGAATGAAATCCTCACTTAGATCTATGTTTGTACTAGTCAGTTACGAGTTTTTCCCCCTTTTGTCCTTTCAGCTAGTGGATTTGCTTCTGGTCCTTGCACTGTTCAGTGATGTTCCATGGCTTGTCAGGGGGAGTTCATATTGCAAAAGGGATAACTCGGCGGACATTCGGCCTCACAGTGTTACTATCACTGAATTTGGTGCTGTTGGAGATGGGGTCACCCTCAATACCAAAGCATTTCAAAATGCCATCTTCTACCTCAATTCCTTCTCTGATAAAGGTGGTGCCAAGCTGTTTGTCCCAGCAGGCCGATGGTTGACTGGCAGTTTTGATCTCATTAGCCATCTGACATTGTGGTTAGATAAGGATGCTGTGATACTTGGATCTACG AACTCAGATGATTGGCCAGTTGTTGACCCTCTGCCTTCATATGGCCGTGGGAGGGAATTGCCTGGTAAGAGGCATCGGAGCCTCATTTATGGTCGGAATTTGACAGATGTTGTTATAACAG GTGATAATGGAATTGTTGATGGCCAAGGCAGCATCTGGTGGGGATGGTTCCGAACAAAAACCCTGAATTATACCCGACCCCATCTGGTTGAGTTAATGAACTCATCTGGGATAGTTATCTCAAACTTGACATTCATTAATTCACCATTTTGGACGATCCACCCTGTTTACTGCAG CAATGTCATTGTCAAAAATGTTACTATCCGTGCTCCTCTTGATTCACCGAACACAGATGGGATTGATCCAG attcttcagatgACGTTTGCATCGAGGACTGTAACATCAGCACTGGTGACGATCTAATTTCAATCAAAAGCGGGTGGGATGAGTATGGCATATCGTATGGTCGCCCTAGCAGAAACATTACCATTCACCGGCTCGTTGGACAAACTCGATCAAGTTCAGGGATTGCAATTGGAAGTGAGATGTCTGGAGGTGTATCTGACGTTCATGCTGAGGATCTCCTATTCTACAATTCTAATACAGCTATCAGGATAAAGACATCACCAGGAAGAGGTGGCTATGTGCGAAATATTTACGTATCAAATGTAACCTTAACTGATGTAAATATAGCTATAAGGTTTACTGGTCTTTATGGGGAACACCCAGATGAACAATATGATCCAAAAGCTCTCCCAATCATCGAACGAATTACCATCGAAGATGTTAAAGGAAATAACATCAAGTATGCAGGCATTTTAGATGGGATAGAAGCAGACTCCTTTCTTGACATCTGCCTATCCAACATCAGTTTAAATGTAACTTCAGAGTCTCCATGGAACTGTTCAAACATTCAAGGTTATTCTGATTCAGTTACCCCGGAAACTTGCGAGCCACTCAGGGAGGGAATCTACCCTCACCATTCTTCTGATTGTTACCATCTTTCAAGTGATTTGCTGAATTCCGGTAATCGAAACAGAGGTATTCGGCTGCT